The DNA region CAGATTGATGCAAGAGCTCGAGCGCCGCGGCGCACTGGCCGAGCTTGAAAAATTGCGCGATTTGAGCTTAGAAGCTGGCCAAGCGATTTATGTGCGACAACCGGCGCCTTTAGGACTCGGTCACGCCGTTTTGTGTGCGCGCGATTTAATCGAAGAAGATGCCTTCGGTGTGATTTTGGCAGATGACTTGGTGTTGGCTGAGCAGCCTTGCATGGCTCAGATGGTTGATGCTTATGAGCACGCAGATGGCAACATGGTTGGGGTGATGGAAGTGCAGCCTGATCAAACGCAACACTACGGCGTGTTGGACTTCCAAGAAGAAGGCCACGGCGCTAAGAAAATTGACGCCCGCGGCATTGTCGAAAAGCCAAAAACCGGAACCGCCCCTTCGCGCATGGCGGTTGTCGGCAGGTATATCTTAAGGAGAAGCACGTTTGATTTTCTGGAAAACCAAACCGCTGATGCAGGGGGCGAAATACAACTAACCAGTGCGTTGGCAGCGATGATCCAGTCTTTTGGGTTGACCGGATTTGTTTACGGCGGCCAGCGTTTTGATTGCGGCATGAAAAGTGGCTGGATGTCTGCTAATTTGGCATTTGGATTTAGAAATCCCGAACTGCGCGCGACTTTGCAAAAAACTTGGAGTGAGTTATGCGCATCGCGGTAATTGGCTCTGGTTACGTTGGCTTGGTCACCGGCGCTTGTTTTGCCGAATGCGGCTTCAAAGTCGTCAATATTGATCAAGATGAGGCAAAAATAGCGAATTTGAAAAGCGGCTTGGTGCCGTTTTATGAGCCTGGCCTAGAATCGCTGGTTGCTGTTGGCTCCGCAGCCGGCAGGTTGGCGTTTACCTGCGATTTGCCTGCCGGCATTGCTGAAGCGGACATCGTTTTTATAGCTGTAGGAACGCCTAGCCTTGAAAACGATGGTCACGCCGATTTAAGTCATGTTTTCGAAGCAGCTCGGGCGGCGGCCATGCACATGAAGCCACAATCTATTTTGGTGGTGAAATCCACCGTGCCGGTAGGCACCTGTAGGCAAATCGCTAAAATGGGTATTCGTGTGGCATCTAACCCAGAATTTTTGCGAGAAGGATCGGCACTGGAAGATTTTCATCGTCCTGACCGCATTATTATTGGTACCGATCGGGGCAGCGAAACCAGCCGATTATTGATGCATCGCTTGTATGAGAAATTTGGCCATATCCCCACGGTTTGGACTGAATGGGAAACATCTGAGCTGATTAAATATGCTTCAAACGCCTTTTTGGCCACCAAGATCGCATACATTAATCAAATGGCCGATCTTTGCGAGCGCGTGGGGGCTAATATTGGAGAGTTGGCCATCGGTATGGGCCTGGATAGGCGCATCGGCGACAAATTCTTGCAGCCAGGGCCTGGTTATGGCGGATCCTGTTTCCCAAAAGATACCTTGGCTTTAAGCCATATTGCGCAAGATGCGGGCGCGCCCGTAACGATTGTTGACGCTGTGATTGCCGCCAATCAATTTCGTTTTTCTCACATGGCGCAAAAAATAATCGATATTTTTAAGGCGCGGGGTGGCGCGGACGGCAAAACGCTCGCTGTTTTAGGCGTGACCTTTAAGGCCAATACCGATGATATGCGGCATGCGCCGAGTCTTTCGATTTTGCCAGCCCTTGAGCAGGCTGGGCTTACGCTGCATGTTTACGACCCAAGTATGCAAACCCCACCTGCGGGCGAGCAAGCAAGTTCAGTGCAGGCGGCTGTTACCAATGCGGATGGTCTGTTGATTCTGACCGAGTGGGATGAGTTTAAGACATTGGATATCAATCGAGTGGTGCAGGGTTTGAAGTTTGATCCAGCTTTTAAGCCGTTGATTATCGATTTGAGAAACTTGTTTGAACCCACGCAAATGGGGGCCTTCGAATATCATTCGCTAGGACGGGGAGTCTAATATGGATATCAGCGTCATTCTCCCGGTGTATAACGAGCGCCAAAATCTTGAGCTTGTTTTGGCGGAACTTGAAGAAGTACTCACGGCTTTAGGCCGGCAGTTTGAAGTGATTGCGGTGGACGATGGCAGCACTGACGGGTCCAGAGAACTGTTGTTGCGTCTGGCTACGCAAAAAACTTATTTAAGGCTGATTTTTTTCCGAAAGAACTGTGGGCAGACCGCAGCATTTGATGCCGGTTTTCACGCGGCTAGTGGCGATGTTTTGGTCACCATGGATTCAGATCTGCAAAATGACTCGCGAGACATACCTGCCATGATCGCCAAGTTGGATGAAGGCTATGACTTTGTGACAGGTTGGAGAAAGTATCGGCAAGATGGCTTCTTTTTGCGGAAGATTCCTTCGAAAATAGCGAACTGGATCATTCGCAAAATTACCGGCACTCGGGTGCATGATTTGGGTTGCTCGCTCAAAGTTTATCGGCGTGCGTTGACAGAAGAGATGCATCTATACGGCGAAAAGCATCGGTTTATCTCGGTTATCGCTGATTCTTTAGGTGCGCGAGTTTGCGAAGTCGAAGTGAATCATCGGGTCAGGCATGCGGGCCGATCCAAATATGGCTTGTCTCGCACGGTCAAAGTCCTACTGGATTTAACCACCATTAGTTTTATGCACCGCTATCAAACCAAACCAATTTATGTGTTTGGTGCAAGCGGCATCGGGCTGATTTTAATGAGCGCCTTGATGTCTGTGTATGTGCTTTGGGAAAAGTTGAGCTCTGATATCTACGTCCATCGAAACCCGTTGTTTATGGTGGCCGTGGTGCTGTTTTTGACCGGGGTACAACTGGTAGGACTTGGCATTGTGGCGGAGATGATTGTTCGAAGCTATTATGAATCTGATGGCAAAAGGCCGTACTCGATCCAGTCTAAAATCGGTTTTGACCAAGAGGCCTAAAATATGTGTGGTTTCGTTGGGATTATCAGTCGAAGTGACCATCGAGAAGTGCTGCCTAGGATGCTAGAGCGCATCAGGCATCGCGGGCCTGATGGCGATGGACAAGTATTTTACGCTCAAAATGGTTGGTATGTTGCCCTTGGTCACCGTCGATTGTCGATTATAGACATCGAAGGTGGTTCTCAACCCATGGAAGTGGGATCCCATGCCCTCGTTTATAATGGTGAAATCTATAATTATCGCGACTTGGACGCCAAGGCTGGCGGGGATACGAGCGCTTTGCTCAATTATATGGCTGAGCATGGTGAAGCCGGCATTGGTGATTTGAACGGCATGTTTGCCTTTGCCTTTTGGGACCATGTTCAAGGATCGCTACTTCTGGCGCGTGATCGCCCTGGAATTAAGCCGCTTTATTATATGCCGCTGCCGGATGGAGGGATTGCTTTTGCATCGGAGCTGACCGCCTTGTTGGAGCATCCAGCTGCATCCAAGAGAATTGATGTTAGAGCACTTTCTTCTTACTTTTTTCTCGATTATGCGGGTGCGCCGGAAAGCTTGGTGGAGGGCATCCATAAATTAAGCCCTGCGCATTCGTTGCGGTGGCAGAATGGAAAGTTGGATGCTCCAAAGCGCTATTGGGGTCTTTCGTCGATTAAGCCGGCACGCAAAGCGGTGCCATTGTGGCAGCATTTGCAGACGGTGGTGAGGCGAGACTTAATCGCAGACGTGCCGGTGGGCGTTTTTTTGAGCGGCGGCATTGATTCGTCGATTATTGCGACCTTGGCGGCGGAGCAAAGCCGTGATCGATTAAAAGCGTTTTCGATTGGCTTTGAAAACCCAGCTTTCGATGAGCTGGATTTTGCCAAATTATTGGCCCAGCATATTGAAGTGGAGCATGTCACCCGGGTGTTCACGGAACGCGATTTGTTGGCAGAGCTTGATACGATTTTGGATGCCTTGGATGAACCGCTGGCCGACCCATCTTTTTTGCCGACTTATTTGCTGGCCCGCCTGGCGGCTCAAGAGGTTAAAGTGGTCCTTGGCGGGGACGGCGGCGATGAGCTGTTTGGAGGTTATCCTACCTACGCGGCCCATCGCCTAGCTTATATGTACAAGGCCATGCCGGTATGGGTACGCAACCATTTGATTTTGCCAGCCGTCGCTCAGTTGCCACTTCAAGATGGTTATCACGGCTTAGAATGGAAATTGAAGCGCTTTACCAAAGGCTTTGAAAATGACCCAACGAGAAGGCATCTGAGGTGGATGTCGAATCTCGACCTGGCTGAATTGCGAAAGGCCATACCAAACCTTCTAAGAGACCCACTGGTTTTAAGAATGGCATTGGTTGATGGGCAAAATGAAGACTGGGTGCAACAAATGATGCATCTGGACTTTATGACCTATTTGCCAGGCTCTGTCTTAGCGAAAGTTGACCGAGCTTCCATGGCTCATGGGCTAGAAGTGCGCCCGCCGTTTTTAGATAACGAAATGGTAGAGGTCGCCTATGGCATCGAGAGCCGGTTAAAAAAAGACAAAGCGCCTTTGAAGGCAGCGGCAAGGGGCCATATCCCGGATGTGATTATCGATCGAAAGAAGAAGGGCTTTGCGATTCCGCTCGCCGCATGGGTCCGCGGGCCTTTATTGCCTCGTTTGGAGCGCATCCTAAAAGACTCGCCGGTTTGGCGCTTGGAGCTGCTTAGTCAAGACGTTTTCACAGAATGGTTATCTGAGCATAGGAATCGTAGCTTCGATAGATCTCGCCCGCTGTGGGCACTATTGGTACTTGATCACTGGCTGGTGAAGGAGAAGTTTTAATGTCCATTAAAGATCATATGGGCTCGCCAGATCGGTTTGGCTATGAATGGGCGCGCTACAGTGAAATTCTGCCCGAATCTCGATTGCAGTTGCAGCGTTGGTTTGGATCAACCGGCCTTCATACCTGTGCCGGAAAATCCGTGATGGATGTGGGTTGCGGCATGGGCCGAAATCCCTATTGGATGCTCAAAGCAGGCGCCAAAGAGTTGTTGGCAGTTGATGCGGATGATAACAGCCTAGCAGCAGCGCAGAAAAATCTCGCAGAGTTTGATCAGGCGC from Myxococcota bacterium includes:
- a CDS encoding UTP--glucose-1-phosphate uridylyltransferase: MKIKTCVFPVAGLGKRFLPATKSIPKEMLVVVDKPLIQYAVEEARAAGFERFIFVTSQGKSAIEDHFDANLRLMQELERRGALAELEKLRDLSLEAGQAIYVRQPAPLGLGHAVLCARDLIEEDAFGVILADDLVLAEQPCMAQMVDAYEHADGNMVGVMEVQPDQTQHYGVLDFQEEGHGAKKIDARGIVEKPKTGTAPSRMAVVGRYILRRSTFDFLENQTADAGGEIQLTSALAAMIQSFGLTGFVYGGQRFDCGMKSGWMSANLAFGFRNPELRATLQKTWSELCASR
- a CDS encoding UDP-glucose/GDP-mannose dehydrogenase family protein, whose product is MRIAVIGSGYVGLVTGACFAECGFKVVNIDQDEAKIANLKSGLVPFYEPGLESLVAVGSAAGRLAFTCDLPAGIAEADIVFIAVGTPSLENDGHADLSHVFEAARAAAMHMKPQSILVVKSTVPVGTCRQIAKMGIRVASNPEFLREGSALEDFHRPDRIIIGTDRGSETSRLLMHRLYEKFGHIPTVWTEWETSELIKYASNAFLATKIAYINQMADLCERVGANIGELAIGMGLDRRIGDKFLQPGPGYGGSCFPKDTLALSHIAQDAGAPVTIVDAVIAANQFRFSHMAQKIIDIFKARGGADGKTLAVLGVTFKANTDDMRHAPSLSILPALEQAGLTLHVYDPSMQTPPAGEQASSVQAAVTNADGLLILTEWDEFKTLDINRVVQGLKFDPAFKPLIIDLRNLFEPTQMGAFEYHSLGRGV
- a CDS encoding glycosyltransferase family 2 protein, with amino-acid sequence MDISVILPVYNERQNLELVLAELEEVLTALGRQFEVIAVDDGSTDGSRELLLRLATQKTYLRLIFFRKNCGQTAAFDAGFHAASGDVLVTMDSDLQNDSRDIPAMIAKLDEGYDFVTGWRKYRQDGFFLRKIPSKIANWIIRKITGTRVHDLGCSLKVYRRALTEEMHLYGEKHRFISVIADSLGARVCEVEVNHRVRHAGRSKYGLSRTVKVLLDLTTISFMHRYQTKPIYVFGASGIGLILMSALMSVYVLWEKLSSDIYVHRNPLFMVAVVLFLTGVQLVGLGIVAEMIVRSYYESDGKRPYSIQSKIGFDQEA
- the asnB gene encoding asparagine synthase (glutamine-hydrolyzing); this translates as MCGFVGIISRSDHREVLPRMLERIRHRGPDGDGQVFYAQNGWYVALGHRRLSIIDIEGGSQPMEVGSHALVYNGEIYNYRDLDAKAGGDTSALLNYMAEHGEAGIGDLNGMFAFAFWDHVQGSLLLARDRPGIKPLYYMPLPDGGIAFASELTALLEHPAASKRIDVRALSSYFFLDYAGAPESLVEGIHKLSPAHSLRWQNGKLDAPKRYWGLSSIKPARKAVPLWQHLQTVVRRDLIADVPVGVFLSGGIDSSIIATLAAEQSRDRLKAFSIGFENPAFDELDFAKLLAQHIEVEHVTRVFTERDLLAELDTILDALDEPLADPSFLPTYLLARLAAQEVKVVLGGDGGDELFGGYPTYAAHRLAYMYKAMPVWVRNHLILPAVAQLPLQDGYHGLEWKLKRFTKGFENDPTRRHLRWMSNLDLAELRKAIPNLLRDPLVLRMALVDGQNEDWVQQMMHLDFMTYLPGSVLAKVDRASMAHGLEVRPPFLDNEMVEVAYGIESRLKKDKAPLKAAARGHIPDVIIDRKKKGFAIPLAAWVRGPLLPRLERILKDSPVWRLELLSQDVFTEWLSEHRNRSFDRSRPLWALLVLDHWLVKEKF